Proteins from a single region of Hermetia illucens chromosome 3, iHerIll2.2.curated.20191125, whole genome shotgun sequence:
- the LOC119652250 gene encoding putative defense protein Hdd11-like, producing MSSFYYVTFLALLTTPAVWSYSSGAPPTACDILGPKHPDPNNKAQLITSQRGPAPFKLAAPASAEASKPLQIKLLATGAEEIQGFIVQAQLGDKAVGNFAPVDSNAKVLQCASDSDTITHTKIKDSHVKEVTFNWIPSADLKGKSVKLVGTVAAGYDKFWIKGVTADVQVN from the exons atgTCTTCCTTCTATTATGTAACATTTTTGGCCCTTCTGACGACCCCAGCAGTTTGGTCGTATAGTTCGGGAGCACCACCAACTGCCTGTGATATCCTAGGTCCAAAACATCCTGACCCCAACAATAAAGCCCAATTGATTACATCACAGCGTGGTCCAGCACCATTCAAACTGGCTGCTCCAGCATCTGCAGAAGCATCAAAACCTTTGCAAATTAAATTGCTGGCAACCGGAGCTGAGGAGATTCAAGGATTCATCGTTCAAGCCCAACTCGGTGACAAAGCTGTAGGCAACTTTGCACCAGTCGATAGTAACGCGAAGGTTTTGCAATGTGCTAGTGATAGT GATACCATTACTCACACTAAAATCAAGGATTCACATGTTAAGGAGGTTACTTTCAACTGGATCCCCAGTGCTGACTTGAAAGGAAAGTCAGTGAAGTTGGTCGGCACTGTTGCGGCTGGGTATGACAAATTCTGGATTAAAGGAGTCACAGCTGATGTCCAAGTTAATTAA